The DNA window TGATTGAACCgtctttcagattttttacgGTCACCTATGGCTTGATCACAAGCGTCATCAAACCATGGTTTAATGGGATGTTTTGGATTTGCCGAGGTCTTAGGAATAGTTCTGTCAGCAATTGACGTTAGAActgtattaaaagttaaaattggatCTTGCACAGTCTCAAACATCTTTGACTGAAGTTCCGCTCGACAGAGATTCTCAAACAAGGACCAGTCCGCCTTGTCAAGTTTCCAACGTGGTACTCTCTGTTGGGCAGAATTAAAAAGATGTTCAAGTACTATTGGAAAATGATCACTTCCACATAGATCATCATGAACACGCCATGAATAATCCAGAAGCAGAGAGGGATCGCATATAGTGATATCAATAGAAGAATAAGACCCGTTTCCAGGATGAAGATACGTATTAGATCCATCGTTAAAAATGCATAATCCTTCTTGAGAGACAAAGTCCTCAATGATCTCACCTTTGGCATTATGAGTCTTTCTACCCCATAATGGATTGTGGGCATTGAAGTCGCCTATAAGTATAAATGGTGAGGGTAATTGATCAGTGaggtttttgagttttgcttTATCGATAATTGAATTAGGTGGAATATATATCGAACataatgtaattgttttgtctAATGATAAACGAATTGCAACTGCTTGCAGATCCGTTGTGAGTTGGACTGTGCTATGAATGACGTTGTCCTTCACAAAAATGGATGATCCGCCTGCAGCACGTTCATCTACCTTAGAAAATGTGCTATACATGTTGTATCCTTTTAAAGATACGTTGTCACTTTCTTTTAGATGAGTTTCTTGAAGACAAAATGCAATAGGTATAGGTAAAAAAGACTGAACTAGAAGTGTTAACTCGAGAAGATATATTTTAAGACCTCGGCAGTTCCATtggattatatttgtcattatttaataaaagaagggCGAATGCTGTCGAGTTTGCCAGCATTCTTATTTCGCTCACCCTACGATCGTGATCTTTCGGGTGGCGGAACACTTTCGGTTTCCATTTCAGTTTCGATGATAAGTGTTGAAAATCAGTTGTGTGAGGAGAGTCGTCGATCTCCAGGATTACGTGCAGCTGGTGTTACTCCGCCTCGACCCCTACCCTGCGACCTCGAATCAGAAGACTTCTGAGAGGATGTATTTCCTGGCTTCTTTTGGACATCCTTCTTTTCTTGAGAACGTAGAGGAGATGGGGCTCTGGTAGACTGTGTACTGGACGAAGAAGATGAAGGAAGACTTTTGGAGGTGGAAGAATCATCTATGTCACTGGGAAGATCCCAGACAGATTCACCGCTCCAATTGTGTATTTctactgtttcttttttatttgatttttttttctcatttttttttttgtgatgataGTGAGCTCTGTAGGGAAGATTGAGTTGACTGAGTACTTGTTTTGGAAGATATTAGTTTTCTTGGAATTAATATTCTATCGGTAGGTTCTGTTTCAACAGGcagcattttaaaattgtccgCATCAATTGGCCAAGTCATGCGAGTTTGTGTATTGACTGAATGAGCGGACAACTTTACTGGCGTACGATGGTCTGTTTGAAACAAGGAGATCATTCGAAACAGAAGCTATCTGTTTAGCTTCTGGATAACTAatgtttctttctgttttaattttaataatatttttttctttaaggtaAACAGGGCAGTCCCTAGACGATGAAAAATGGGATTCACCACAGTTTACACATTTAGAAGATTCAGAGTGACAGTTTGTTCCCTCGTGTCCTTCGTCAGAACACTTGAAGCATCTCTGCTTACCACGACATTGTTTGCTTCCATGACCAAACTTTTGACAAGTAAAGCATCGAATTGGGTTTGGGATAAACATGTCAACTCTGATTCCGAAGCAACCTAAAGTAATAGATGGAGGAGGAGTTGGAGTTCTAAAGGTAAAAAGAtaagtatttaatttgattatatttccattctttttaatttgaaatctaaTAACATTAGTAACACCTTGGCTTGAAAGTTCCTCACCGATTTCTTCCACTGTAAGGTCACCAAGGTATTGACTTCTGTCTCGAATTATCCCCTTACAGCTGTTCAAACTGTTATGAGGAGAAGCAGAAACAGGAAAGTTTGATATTGTAGACATTGTAagtaaatttgttgattgacTTTTGTTGGAACATTCAACCAACAAATTGCCAGATctcatttttgaaacttttttaacaGTACCAGCAAcgctttgaatttgtttgtgaaTTACAAAGGGCGATACTTTTGAAATTGGTTTTTCATCTGTtccttttattacaataaatcttGGCCAACTGTCATCTTCCCGACAGGGCTCTGATTcatcacattttcttttcttatgtaTTAAAGCTGATTTAGAGGGTTTGTTTTGTTGTGCCATATGATCCACCGGAGGGTAGTTTAAAGAAaatccgagtccgatgtcagaaaagataacaatgtaaatatttttgattttaacaaacgAAATCTCTTTATTACTAAACAATTataacaccagggttttcgatatcacaaacttaAAAAAGTATCTTTTTAAATTCGATGATCGGTAAAAAGATATATTTCGGAAATATTAATGAACTTGCATGTACATCTTATACGTTCGGGTACTTCAAATCCAatcttttaccatttgattagggactttttaACATGCTTATGGaaatattctatacaaagcaCGAACGTACATTGTTATAACAATAccgttgtcaagtcattaaagatggCATTTATTTAGGTAATATTGATTCTCTCAATATCCTTCCATATACATAGACATATGTGTAGATCTTGGCTTGCTTATCGTTTTTCATCTCGACGTTTCTTTATATCTATCCAAGTTTACTTATCTATTTAAATGGCAGACAtgcatatttcttttattaaaatcgTCTATCATGGTTGTATAAGAAACTTGCTGATCATTTTCCTTTCTGGTCATAAATGCTATAACAATTCATCTCTATATATTACAGTTTCATAATGATAATATGTACAAATAAACACGAAATAGGTTTAAACGTCATTACAATGCAAATTTTCTAACGTAAGTAGTCGTATAAGAGAATAATTGTAAATGAACAATAAGAGGATATATACATCGTAACTATTACTTCCCTTTCTTTTTTCTCTAGAGCCTTTgtcaagataataacacaacCTGTATGtaacccttatttttttttatctttagtCATATCGGTCACATTGTTTgtcaagggagataatccaaATTGCCAAGTAATTAATATGGGCAGTtaaatttagtttatttttacatagtatgtttttgtaaaagtaaacgtTAACAGACGAAGACGGAAGCTAAATGACGGAA is part of the Mytilus trossulus isolate FHL-02 unplaced genomic scaffold, PNRI_Mtr1.1.1.hap1 h1tg000085l___fragment_1__unscaffolded, whole genome shotgun sequence genome and encodes:
- the LOC134699864 gene encoding uncharacterized protein LOC134699864, whose product is MAQQNKPSKSALIHKKRKCDESEPCREDDSWPRFIVIKGTDEKPISKVSPFVIHKQIQSVAGTVKKVSKMRSGNLLVECSNKSQSTNLLTMSTISNFPVSASPHNSLNSCKGIIRDRSQYLGDLTVEEIGEELSSQGVTNVIRFQIKKNGNIIKLNTYLFTFRTPTPPPSITLGCFGIRVDMFIPNPIRCFTCQKFGHGSKQCRGKQRCFKCSDEGHEGTNCHSESSKCVNCGESHFSSSRDCPVYLKEKNIIKIKTERNISYPEAKQIASVSNDLLVSNRPSYAKTVEIHNWSGESVWDLPSDIDDSSTSKSLPSSSSSSTQSTRAPSPLRSQEKKDVQKKPGNTSSQKSSDSRSQGRGRGGVTPAARNPGDRRLSSHN